One Rhea pennata isolate bPtePen1 chromosome 3, bPtePen1.pri, whole genome shotgun sequence DNA segment encodes these proteins:
- the PCARE gene encoding photoreceptor cilium actin regulator: MGCTPSRSEIANSIARNGLKALNKPKGIWRVDPGDKGIPLLVKGSSCYTIDEFGQYEIQRKDCPRETEEQIPEQDKKDHFQLSSKGHSDPQIARAEKKTKRTATDAEAAMSELIESQKHITEDIQIRKQSSCESEASTFNWDDKNESNGKKISKKGKKQKSHKLAKQGRPCKIKEKSILPQHETEKKVDFPELLVKAHQSAYAYLNPNLSKYEAILHMANQATQTQLFLQQMVSFLVLCFDEINQLLEEIANDGENLLKNIGGNLAWPAEKDLKEHPDLLQQLLQYTVNKMQLLNGTVASLTSDALQETCSYLQSAASNLEVKLKAKQSFDERLLQTISLLEASTVGSSLSHSDDRTLYSEDSGIGADNESIKDFSALSHLGRQASCDSCAHGHLSEKHIRAAQHTCDGTASPGSATAHDSALERHFKDIFYSSVQSREVSSCQSRVPKDASTMPEHASMNKSHSYNSFQSDSTQEGEHFKICESTDFASDDNEGSTLGEDDDSTSLSEIRKDILPRRPLSSPAVTDNTQRQSTKRTENAETEEMILKMKYAISEKIKFVPAKCRHKEWIEDESGRTVLRARPSTATGSQKTLVKQRRSRSEESLRSQAEDPTLLELQRTQKELNKRLEMFYRNKDSDSNQEPWKSRTASYLQDEHVLSRSSSKLKACLSKNFSILPNQDKIPLYMVDQNSATHLDERGGKKPLRSTVSPQESSGSKDDEPRGTQILNSSSCASRKSVRKLIETFSPTDDLVKDTPLRSLGPIKCIRKFGLPVIPPTPPFQKSLAPLSFKHRISPEEDINLRNTDAVCSNFPNGFLPVPAAEFSTKDTKEDTDEDTENLPPPPPEMLMDTSFGLSESEETARIEGSSSEDAKKPAKTELHTTKRAHISPKIKASLQSIDLLPSKNINNPNVIANKAIRNTGVDEKLQKYSLELNPTNVHVPSQEEILATQRKEAADLYKQTHKIIPLQHPSEVSKTDGNNSESKEPSSLATSVQYQKHSSPNSLRKNEKGSAFVRKVSPTRTPPSSPPTEKRLFSPPAYHRHTLQAFNNSQPSSPTMQRKPSPPASPRVPSPPVQKKLPSPPAPRKLFSTPAGLQQSSPSPHRLSGSPVGRRDASPPPFPVTPSPPASPSRSYKGLKASLDTGDEQQPFSSKRGSNVGSIFCPATSSLFEARPPPPLGKPTAEVTSQPEAPSFPQRSSMLLRQPGDRPRKLSQSAANPQPFVKRSFSDRRPGVQFRLPAPVSAGSEPALNQTSLEESARKGGDCWNSLGISDIKESSRSASHPELYVVGQRLQKE, translated from the exons atgGGCTGCACACCCTCTCGCAGCGAGATTGCTAATAGTATTGCAAGAAATGGTCTTAAGGCTTTGAATAAACCCAAAGGTATTTGGCGTGTTGATCCAGGAGATAAAGGAATTCCATTGCTAGTTAAAGGTTCGTCTTGTTACACTATTGATGAATTTGGTCAGTACGAGATTCAGAGGAAGGACTGTCCAAGAGAAACTGAGGAGCAAATACCAGAGCAAGACAAAAAGGATCATTTCCAATTATCTTCCAAGGGTCATTCAGATCCCCAGATTGCcagggcagaaaagaaaaccaagaggACAGCCACAGATGCAGAAGCAGCTATGTCTGAACTTATTGAGTCCCAGAAACATATCACTGAGGACATACAGATCAGAAAGCAAAGCTCCTGTGAATCAGAAGCATCAACTTTCAATTGGGATGACAAGAATGaaagcaatggaaagaaaatctcaaagaaaggaaaaaaacaaaaaagtcataAACTGGCAAAGCAAGGTCGACCttgcaaaattaaagaaaagtcCATTTTGCCTCAACACGAGACAGAGAAAAAGGTAGATTTCCCAGAACTGCTTGTTAAGGCTCATCAGAGTGCTTATGCCTACTTAAATCCCAACCTCTCCAAATATGAAGCTATCCTTCATATGGCCAACCAGGCTACACAAACTCAGCTCTTCTTACAGCAGATGGTAAGCTTCCTGGTACTTTGCTTTGATGAAATCAACCAGCTCTTGGAAGAAATTGCCAATGATGGGGAAAATCTTCTCAAAAATATAGGTGGGAATCTGGCATGGCCAGCAGAAAAAGATTTGAAGGAGCACCCTGATCTCTTGCAACAATTACTGCAGTACACTGTCAATAAAATGCAGTTGCTCAATGGAACAGTGGCCTCCCTCACCTCTGATGCCCTTCAGGAGACATGCAGCTACCTGCAGTCTGCTGCAAGCAACTTGGaagtaaaactgaaagcaaagcaaagttttGATGAGCGCCTGTTACAGACAATAAGCTTGCTCGAAGCCTCTACAGTGGGATCCTCCCTATCCCACAGTGATGACAGAACGCTCTACTCTGAGGACAGTGGCATTGGAGCAGACAATGAATCTATCAAAGATTTCAGTGCTCTCAGTCATCTTGGAAGACAAGCAAGCTGTGATTCCTGTGCACATGGCCATCTATCTGAAAAGCACATCAGAGCTGCACAGCACACTTGTGATGGGACAGCATCGCCAGGCTCAGCCACAGCCCATGACTCTGCActtgaaagacattttaaagatatattttactCATCTGTTCAGAGTAGAGAAGTATCTTCTTGTCAGAGTAGAGTACCAAAAGATGCTTCTACCATGCCTGAACATGCAAGCATGAACAAAAGCCATTCTTATAACTCCTTCCAGTCTGATTCTACTCAGGAAGGTGAACATTTCAAAATCTGTGAATCCACAGATTTTGCTTCTGATGATAACGAAGGGAGCACCCTTGGGGAGGATGATGACAGCACAAGTTTATCAGAGATCAGGAAGGATATTCTGCCAAGAAGGCCTCTATCTTCACCTGCGGTAACTGATAATACACAAAGGCAATCTACAAAGAGGACAGAGAATGCAGAGACAGAGGAAATGATTCTGAAGATGAAATATGCCATCAGTGAAAAAATCAAGTTTGTCCCAGCTAAATGTAGGCATAAGGAATGGATAGAGGATGAGAGTGGAAGGACAGTCCTAAGAGCAAGGCCCAGTACAGCAACGGGTAGCCAGAAAACCCTAGTGAAACAACGGCGGTCCAGGTCAGAGGAGTCTCTCAGAAGCCAGGCAGAGGACCCAACCCTTCTAGAGCTTCAAAGAACTCAAAAAGAGCTCAACAAAAGACTGGAAATGTTTTACAGAAACAAGGACTCAGACAGCAACCAAGAGCCTTGGAAATCAAGAACAGCATCTTATTTACAGGATGAGCATGTTTTGTCTAGATCCTCTAGCAAACTGAAGGCTTGCCTCTCAAAAAATTTCAGCATATTGCCTAACCAGGATAAAATCCCTTTGTATATGGTTGATCAAAATTCTGCCACTCACCTGGATGAAAGAGGAGGCAAGAAGCCCTTAAGATCTACTGTGTCTCCACAGGAGTCATCAGGCAGCAAAGATGACGAGCCTCGCGGAACACAAATCCTGAACAGCAGTAGCTGTGCCTCCCGCAAGTCTGTCAGAAAGCTTATTGAAACATTCAGTCCTACTGATGATCTTGTAAAAGACACACCTCTAAGATCTTTAGGACCAATAAAGTGCATCAGAAAATTTGGACTTCCAGTTATTCCACCTACTCCTCCCTTTCAGAAAAGCCTGGCACCTTTAAGTTTTAAGCATCGTATTTCACCAGAAGAAGACATAAACCTTCGAAACACCGATGCAGTTTGTTCAAACTTTCCAAATGGCTTTCTTCCTGTACCAGCTGCAGAATTCAGTACAAAGGATACAAAGGAGGATACTGATGAAGACACTGAAAATCTGCCGCCACCACCTCCTGAAATGTTAATGGACACTTCCTTTGGCTTATCTGAGTCTGAAGAAACTGCCAGAATAGAAGGAAGCTCTTCAGAAGATGCCAAAAAGCCTGCCAAAACAGAACTTCACACTACTAAGAGAGCACACATTTCCCCAAAAATCAAAGCTTCTCTCCAGTCCATTGACTTATTACCAAGTAAAAATATCAACAACCCCAATGTGATTGCTAATAAAGCCATAAGGAATACTGGAGTGGAtgagaaacttcagaaatactCTCTGGAGCTGAATCCTACGAATGTGCATGTCCCTAGCCAAGAAGAGATACTGGCAACCCAGAGAAAAGAGGCTGCAGATTTGTATAAGCAAACCCATAAAATTATTCCTCTTCAACATCCCAGTGAGGTTTCAAAAACAGATGGTAATAACTCAGAGAGTAAAGAGCCCAGTTCACTTGCAACTTCAGTGCAATACCAGAAGCACAGTTCTCCCAATTCactgagaaaaaatgaaaaaggctCAGCTTTTGTCAGGAAGGTCTCCCCAACAAGAACTCCTCCTTCTTCTCCACCAACTGAGAAACGGCTTTTCAGTCCACCTGCATATCACAGACACACTCTGCAGGCGTTTAACAATTCACAGCCGAGCTCACCTACCATGCAGAGGAAACCTAGCCCCCCAGCTAGCCCACGGGTGCCCAGCCCTCCGGTACAGAAGAAGCTGCCCTCTCCGCCAGCCCCACGGAAACTGTTCAGCACACCTGCAGGGCTCCAGCAAAGCTCACCATCTCCACACAGGCTGTCAGGTTCCCCAGTTGGCCGCAGGGATGCGAGCCCACCTCCATTCCCAGTCACTCCCTCCCCACCAGCCTCTCCATCTCGGTCATATAAGGGACTTAAAGCCAGTTTGGATACTGGGGATGAGCAGCAACCCTTCTCCTCAAAGAGAGGCAGCAATGTTGGTTCAATATTCTGCCCAGCGACTTCCTCCTTATTTGAAGCTAGACCTCCACCACCACTTGGCAAACCCACAGCAGAGGTCACAAGCCAGCCAGAAGCTCCCTCATTTCCCCAGAGGAGCAGCATGCTTCTCAGGCAGCCTGGAGACCGGCCCAGAAAGCTGTCTCAGAGCGCTGCCAATCCTCAGCCTTTTGTGAAGAGGAGTTTCTCCGACCGCCGGCCAGGGGTCCAGTTTCGTCTTCCTGCTCCTGTGTCAGCTGGCAGTGAACCTGCGCTTAACCAGACAAG CTTGGAGGAGAGCGCCAGAAAAGGAGGCGACTGTTGGAACAGCCTTGGTATCTCTGACATCAAGGAGTCCAGCAGGTCAGCTTCTCACCCCGAGCTCTATGTTGTGGGCCAGCGACTGCAGAAAGAGTGA